The following are from one region of the Paraglaciecola sp. L1A13 genome:
- the cyaY gene encoding iron donor protein CyaY has product MNDSQYHQMVDDLLINLEEMLDDIETDIDYESASSILTLIFINGTKIIINKQPPLHQLWVATKFNGHHFNYQDGLWIDERTGVEFWQFMNDAASKQAGEPVSFPRPKA; this is encoded by the coding sequence ATGAATGACAGCCAATACCATCAAATGGTCGATGACCTGTTGATAAACCTAGAAGAAATGCTCGATGACATAGAAACCGATATCGACTATGAATCAGCTAGCAGCATTCTTACCCTTATTTTCATTAACGGCACTAAAATCATCATTAACAAGCAACCCCCTTTACATCAGTTATGGGTAGCGACAAAGTTTAATGGTCATCACTTTAATTATCAGGACGGCTTGTGGATTGACGAACGCACAGGCGTTGAGTTCTGGCAATTTATGAACGATGCCGCCAGCAAGCAGGCTGGCGAACCGGTCTCGTTCCCCCGTCCAAAAGCATAA
- the spoT gene encoding bifunctional GTP diphosphokinase/guanosine-3',5'-bis pyrophosphate 3'-pyrophosphohydrolase: MYLFEGLKQKLEAYLPPDKVAETQRAFVVARDAHDGQMRSSGDPYITHPVAVAGILADMRLDHETIMAALLHDVIEDTHHSKDDLSAQFGEAVGELVEGVSKLEKIHFSNKQEAQVENFRKMLMAMVQDIRVILIKLADRTHNMRTLGSLRPDKRRRIARETLEIYSPIAHRLGIHDIKNELEDLGFQAMYPMRHRALKAAVKQARGNRKEIIENIRKEVESRLAAFGIDAQTIGREKHLYSIYRKMKNKELMFNEVMDIYAFRVVVDSVDNCYRALGAMHGLYKPIEGRFKDYVAIPRTNGYQSLHTSLIGPHGIPVEIQIRTGEMDKMADIGVAAHWMYKDDEESSDTTAQVRARKWMQSLIELQQSASSSFEFIENVKTDLFPDEIYGFTPDGRIVELPLGATAVDFAYAVHTGVGNTCVGVKVERRTFSLSKPLENGQTVEIITSPRAKPNASWLNFVVSARARSHIRHYLKNQRSEEAFSMGNRLLRHALGKIKLDEIPQADIARVLEETKHSDFESLVADIGLGNELSAIVARRLLGEAAEIPESGRKVAIRGTEGLLVSYSRCCHPIPGDEIVAVLSPGRGMMIHQAGCSNIRKLSKEEPQRVLVMKWDVEPFGEFKAALRIELINHQGTLAHLTNNVASCGSNIVGLQTEEKESGIYYIDIELTIKDRIQLADVMRKIRIMPEVQRVSRHSQSKQNKSPNV; encoded by the coding sequence TTGTATCTTTTTGAGGGTTTAAAACAAAAGCTTGAGGCCTACCTCCCCCCGGACAAGGTAGCGGAAACTCAGCGTGCGTTTGTTGTAGCCCGAGACGCCCATGATGGACAAATGCGTTCCAGTGGCGATCCCTATATAACTCATCCTGTTGCGGTTGCCGGTATTCTAGCCGATATGCGTCTTGACCATGAAACGATCATGGCGGCATTGCTACACGATGTGATTGAAGATACCCACCATAGTAAAGATGATCTCAGTGCGCAATTTGGTGAAGCGGTAGGTGAGCTAGTCGAGGGTGTTAGCAAACTCGAAAAAATTCATTTTAGTAACAAGCAAGAAGCCCAAGTCGAAAATTTTCGCAAGATGTTGATGGCGATGGTGCAAGATATTCGGGTGATTTTGATCAAACTTGCCGATCGGACCCACAACATGCGTACCTTAGGTTCACTGCGACCTGATAAAAGACGCCGCATTGCCCGTGAAACTCTGGAAATTTATTCTCCTATTGCCCATCGTTTGGGTATTCACGATATTAAAAATGAGCTGGAAGATTTAGGTTTTCAAGCCATGTACCCTATGCGTCACCGTGCGCTCAAAGCTGCTGTAAAGCAGGCGCGGGGCAATCGTAAAGAAATTATTGAAAATATCCGCAAAGAAGTAGAAAGCCGATTAGCGGCTTTTGGCATTGACGCCCAAACCATTGGCCGTGAAAAACATCTTTATTCCATTTATCGCAAGATGAAAAATAAAGAATTGATGTTTAACGAAGTCATGGACATCTACGCGTTTCGCGTGGTGGTCGACAGTGTGGATAATTGTTATCGCGCTCTCGGGGCGATGCATGGTTTATATAAACCAATCGAAGGGCGCTTTAAAGATTATGTGGCTATTCCTCGTACTAACGGTTATCAGTCGTTGCATACGTCTTTAATTGGTCCTCATGGTATTCCCGTCGAGATACAAATACGTACCGGCGAAATGGATAAGATGGCTGATATTGGCGTCGCCGCGCATTGGATGTACAAAGACGACGAAGAATCTAGCGACACCACTGCACAAGTGCGTGCCCGCAAGTGGATGCAATCATTAATTGAGTTACAACAAAGTGCCAGTTCATCATTTGAATTTATTGAAAATGTAAAAACGGATCTCTTCCCAGATGAGATTTACGGATTTACGCCCGATGGACGCATTGTCGAGTTACCACTTGGCGCAACAGCAGTCGATTTCGCATATGCGGTGCATACCGGAGTGGGGAATACCTGTGTGGGCGTGAAAGTTGAACGGCGTACTTTTTCGCTTAGTAAGCCATTAGAAAACGGTCAAACCGTTGAAATTATTACTTCACCCAGAGCTAAGCCTAACGCAAGTTGGTTAAACTTTGTGGTCAGTGCTCGTGCGCGTTCACATATTCGTCATTACCTTAAGAACCAGCGTTCAGAAGAAGCTTTCAGCATGGGAAATCGTTTATTGCGCCATGCATTGGGCAAAATTAAGTTAGATGAAATCCCGCAAGCTGATATCGCACGTGTTTTGGAAGAAACTAAGCATTCTGATTTTGAATCCCTAGTAGCAGACATTGGTTTAGGTAACGAACTCAGTGCCATTGTCGCGCGACGCTTGTTAGGTGAAGCGGCTGAAATACCAGAAAGCGGACGTAAAGTGGCCATTCGAGGCACGGAAGGTCTGTTAGTATCTTATTCTCGCTGTTGTCATCCTATTCCAGGGGATGAAATTGTTGCTGTGCTTAGTCCCGGTCGCGGCATGATGATTCACCAGGCTGGATGTAGCAATATTCGCAAGCTAAGCAAAGAAGAGCCCCAACGTGTATTAGTCATGAAATGGGATGTAGAGCCTTTTGGCGAGTTCAAGGCTGCTCTGAGAATCGAGTTAATTAACCACCAAGGGACGCTGGCCCATTTAACCAATAATGTGGCGTCATGTGGCTCTAATATTGTCGGTTTACAAACCGAAGAAAAAGAAAGCGGTATCTATTATATTGATATAGAACTGACCATCAAAGATCGTATTCAGCTAGCGGATGTGATGCGTAAAATTCGCATTATGCCCGAAGTACAGCGGGTATCCCGACATAGTCAATCTAAGCAGAATAAATCTCCTAACGTATAA
- a CDS encoding GNAT family N-acetyltransferase, whose amino-acid sequence MADIKIAPLISQHSADISALAMRAKAHWGYSAAFMQLCRAELSYSPEQINHEDFHFVGAWSPGTSDIQSPIGFYALERLSAKQFELLALFVCPTKIGLGVGSMLLHHALKFAKAKRFTSIVIYSDPHAAEFYAKNGATRIGSQPSGSIPGRELPVYELAF is encoded by the coding sequence TTGGCTGATATTAAAATAGCACCATTAATCAGCCAGCACAGTGCAGATATTTCTGCACTGGCAATGCGCGCTAAAGCACATTGGGGTTATTCAGCCGCATTTATGCAGCTATGCCGAGCTGAACTTAGCTATTCACCTGAACAAATAAACCACGAGGATTTTCATTTTGTTGGGGCTTGGTCGCCAGGTACTTCTGATATTCAATCACCGATAGGGTTTTATGCGCTTGAGCGTTTATCTGCCAAGCAATTTGAATTGCTTGCCTTGTTCGTTTGCCCCACCAAAATAGGTTTAGGCGTGGGAAGCATGTTATTACACCACGCCTTAAAATTTGCAAAAGCAAAACGATTCACCTCAATAGTTATTTATAGTGACCCACATGCCGCAGAGTTTTATGCCAAAAACGGCGCAACGCGAATAGGAAGTCAGCCGTCAGGCAGTATCCCAGGGCGCGAATTACCCGTTTACGAACTCGCCTTTTAA
- a CDS encoding peroxiredoxin-like family protein gives MLYHLKIRLGGLLLLLAALVSMPSFALDRTLIANDANNVMPLLVGHSAPNTTLQTADGAPVSLKALTMQKPTVLIFYRGGWCPYCNRQLAGLKDIESSLDELGYQILAISPETPAQLQAQKLQSKFTVQLLSDSKLNTIRGFGIGYYVADETTAKYKTKKGVELNASDSSGHAVLPAPAVFILDEQGIIKFSYVNPNYKQRLAPELLYQAAKYSL, from the coding sequence ATGCTTTACCACCTAAAAATCAGACTTGGCGGTTTATTGTTGTTGCTTGCTGCGCTTGTTTCAATGCCTAGCTTTGCTCTGGATCGCACGTTAATAGCCAATGATGCCAACAATGTGATGCCCCTATTAGTTGGCCACAGTGCACCGAATACCACATTACAAACTGCAGACGGTGCGCCCGTCAGTTTAAAAGCCTTGACCATGCAAAAGCCCACCGTGTTGATATTTTATCGTGGGGGATGGTGCCCTTATTGCAACCGCCAGCTCGCAGGATTGAAAGACATAGAAAGCTCTCTTGATGAACTTGGCTATCAAATTTTAGCCATCTCTCCAGAAACGCCAGCCCAATTACAAGCGCAAAAATTGCAAAGCAAGTTTACTGTGCAATTATTGTCTGACAGCAAACTCAACACCATTCGAGGGTTTGGTATTGGGTATTATGTAGCAGATGAAACTACGGCTAAGTACAAAACAAAAAAGGGCGTCGAGCTAAACGCGTCGGATAGTAGCGGGCATGCCGTTTTGCCTGCGCCCGCGGTGTTTATATTAGACGAGCAAGGCATAATCAAATTTAGTTATGTGAACCCTAATTATAAACAGCGCTTAGCTCCTGAGTTGTTGTATCAAGCCGCTAAGTATTCTTTATAA
- the hemC gene encoding hydroxymethylbilane synthase, which translates to MSERVIRIATRKSALAMWQAEYVQAKLLAAHPHISVELVPMSTQGDRILDTPLAKIGGKGLFIKELEVAMNEGRADIAVHSLKDVPVDFPDGFGLHCICERENPYDAFVSNTYSNIEELPQGAIVGTSSLRRQCQIRSARPDLTIRDLRGNVNTRLAKLDDGQYDAIILAAAGLIRLNMHGRIKTYIQPTVSLPAVGQGAVGIECRNDDAGLIELLKPLNHQATEYRVTAERAMNAKLNGGCQVPIGSYAELTGDELYLRGLVGSPDGAVLLHAEKRGHKDDAISIGVDVAEQLLTQGAGEILQALYKD; encoded by the coding sequence ATGTCAGAACGCGTCATTCGAATCGCCACACGCAAAAGTGCTTTAGCCATGTGGCAAGCAGAATATGTGCAAGCCAAACTTCTTGCAGCACACCCACATATCAGTGTGGAGCTAGTGCCTATGTCGACCCAGGGTGATCGTATATTAGACACGCCACTGGCTAAAATTGGCGGCAAAGGTTTATTCATCAAAGAGTTGGAAGTGGCCATGAACGAGGGCCGTGCCGATATTGCGGTGCACTCTTTAAAAGACGTACCGGTAGATTTCCCTGACGGCTTCGGCTTGCACTGCATATGTGAGCGTGAAAACCCTTACGACGCATTTGTATCAAATACCTATTCGAACATCGAGGAATTACCTCAAGGGGCGATTGTTGGCACGTCGAGTTTACGTCGTCAGTGTCAAATTCGCAGCGCGCGACCAGACCTAACCATTCGCGACTTACGTGGTAACGTGAATACGCGTTTAGCTAAGTTAGACGATGGTCAGTACGACGCTATTATTCTGGCTGCCGCAGGGTTAATTCGTTTAAATATGCATGGGCGCATTAAGACTTATATTCAACCAACCGTATCCTTACCCGCTGTTGGCCAAGGGGCCGTGGGTATTGAGTGTCGTAATGACGACGCTGGGTTAATTGAATTACTTAAGCCATTAAATCACCAAGCAACTGAATATCGCGTAACAGCAGAGCGCGCCATGAACGCAAAATTAAATGGAGGTTGCCAAGTTCCAATCGGCAGTTACGCAGAGCTAACAGGGGATGAACTTTATCTAAGAGGCTTAGTGGGCTCACCCGATGGCGCGGTCTTATTACATGCAGAAAAACGTGGCCATAAAGACGACGCCATAAGCATCGGAGTGGATGTAGCTGAACAGTTACTCACCCAAGGTGCCGGTGAAATTCTTCAGGCTTTGTATAAAGACTAA
- a CDS encoding alpha/beta hydrolase, giving the protein MSDSNLSFVEVNPSQPHTAVVIWLHGLGDSGNGFAPIVPELKMPDSLPIRFVFPHAPIRPITVNNNMEMRAWYDITSMDFNHRADRTGVEESAKQVAQLIDAEIANGTPAERIVLAGFSQGGVIALHLGTRINKKLAGIMALSTYMCDPETLASEASDVNKSTPILMAHGQQDNVVPVFMGNAAFKVLQDNGYAVTWQDYPMQHSVCLEEINHISAWLQARFS; this is encoded by the coding sequence ATGAGTGACAGTAATTTATCATTTGTTGAAGTAAACCCTAGTCAACCACATACCGCGGTTGTTATTTGGCTGCACGGATTAGGTGATTCAGGTAATGGTTTTGCGCCCATCGTTCCCGAGTTAAAAATGCCTGATTCATTACCCATTCGCTTTGTTTTCCCCCATGCTCCGATTCGCCCCATTACCGTGAATAACAACATGGAAATGCGCGCGTGGTACGACATTACCAGCATGGATTTCAATCATCGGGCAGATCGCACCGGTGTTGAAGAATCAGCAAAACAAGTAGCGCAATTAATTGATGCTGAAATCGCCAACGGCACTCCAGCCGAACGCATCGTGCTAGCTGGTTTTTCCCAAGGTGGGGTTATTGCATTGCATTTGGGTACCCGTATTAACAAAAAGCTAGCCGGCATTATGGCGTTATCTACTTATATGTGTGATCCAGAGACATTGGCCAGTGAAGCGAGTGACGTAAATAAGAGTACGCCTATCTTAATGGCTCATGGTCAACAAGATAATGTGGTACCTGTGTTTATGGGTAACGCCGCTTTTAAAGTATTACAAGACAACGGTTATGCGGTTACTTGGCAAGATTACCCTATGCAACACAGCGTATGTTTAGAAGAGATCAATCATATCTCGGCCTGGTTGCAAGCCCGTTTTAGTTAG
- the trmH gene encoding tRNA (guanosine(18)-2'-O)-methyltransferase TrmH, translating into MTAERYQRIRKLLATRQPSLTICLEQVHKPHNVSALIRSCDAVGINRIHAVWDSNARLRKKTSMGAENWVYTDMHANISDAVRHLKQQDMQILVTHLSDDSVDFREIDYTKPTAIILGQEKSGATEEAITLADKNIVIPMVGMVQSLNVSVAAAVVLYEAQRQRELAGMYNTINLSEEECQRVLFEGGFPVLSRVCKNKSIGYPHIDENGNIVADASWWQKMQMTAKGMRKLEQETLRDNERIYTNKRP; encoded by the coding sequence ATGACTGCAGAGCGTTATCAGCGCATCCGTAAATTACTTGCTACTCGCCAGCCCTCCCTAACGATATGTTTAGAACAAGTGCATAAACCACACAATGTGTCGGCGCTTATTCGCAGTTGCGACGCCGTGGGCATTAATCGAATTCATGCCGTATGGGATAGCAACGCAAGATTGCGTAAAAAAACCTCGATGGGTGCTGAAAACTGGGTTTACACAGATATGCATGCCAATATAAGTGACGCAGTGCGTCATTTAAAACAGCAAGATATGCAAATTTTGGTCACGCATTTATCTGATGATTCCGTAGACTTTCGTGAGATAGATTATACCAAACCCACTGCCATTATTTTGGGGCAGGAAAAGAGCGGCGCCACCGAGGAAGCGATTACGTTAGCAGACAAAAACATCGTGATACCCATGGTCGGAATGGTGCAGTCATTAAATGTATCGGTTGCTGCAGCTGTCGTATTATACGAAGCTCAGCGCCAGCGCGAACTTGCAGGCATGTATAACACTATTAATTTAAGTGAAGAAGAGTGTCAGCGAGTGTTGTTTGAAGGTGGCTTTCCAGTATTGTCTAGAGTCTGTAAAAACAAATCTATCGGCTACCCTCATATAGATGAAAACGGCAATATAGTAGCGGATGCTAGCTGGTGGCAAAAAATGCAAATGACTGCCAAAGGTATGCGCAAATTAGAACAAGAAACACTGCGCGATAACGAGCGTATTTATACAAATAAGCGTCCTTAG
- the rpoZ gene encoding DNA-directed RNA polymerase subunit omega: protein MARVTVEDAVNKIGNRFDLVLVAARRARQLAIEGKVAHVTVGNDKPTVVALREIEEGFVNASTLDAENLRDQHAQDQAQFESAANILQDQ, encoded by the coding sequence ATGGCTCGCGTAACAGTTGAAGATGCCGTAAATAAAATTGGCAATCGGTTTGATTTGGTTTTAGTCGCAGCACGTCGTGCCCGACAACTTGCCATTGAAGGTAAGGTTGCACATGTAACGGTAGGTAACGATAAGCCTACAGTTGTAGCACTACGTGAAATCGAAGAAGGTTTTGTAAATGCTTCGACTCTTGATGCTGAAAACTTGCGTGATCAACATGCACAGGATCAAGCTCAGTTTGAGTCTGCTGCAAACATCCTTCAAGACCAGTAA
- a CDS encoding RidA family protein codes for MSKSVIHTDKAPQAIGTYSQAVKSGTTVYLSGQIPLVAETMEMVSDDFAAQAEQVFKNVQAVCEAAGGTTNDLAKVNIFLTDLSNFATVNEIMSKYFKQPYPARAAIGVKELPRGAQIEIDGVMELPE; via the coding sequence ATGTCTAAGTCCGTTATTCATACTGACAAGGCTCCACAAGCTATTGGTACATACAGCCAAGCGGTTAAATCTGGCACGACTGTCTACTTATCAGGGCAAATTCCACTTGTAGCTGAAACCATGGAAATGGTCTCTGACGATTTCGCAGCACAAGCCGAACAAGTTTTTAAAAACGTACAAGCTGTATGTGAAGCTGCTGGTGGAACAACTAACGATTTAGCGAAAGTTAATATTTTCTTAACGGATTTATCTAACTTTGCCACCGTTAATGAAATTATGAGCAAGTACTTCAAGCAGCCTTACCCAGCGCGTGCAGCGATTGGTGTAAAAGAATTACCTCGAGGCGCTCAAATTGAAATTGACGGTGTGATGGAGTTACCTGAGTAA
- a CDS encoding uroporphyrinogen-III synthase produces the protein MSVLIFRPEQKCVNSAASFAEAGLPAIGIGLIDTQVCEHALEQLPAALAALKQNDCIIVTSTVAGDLLNLRNIRIPANINIFAVGASTANNLRAQGYEVVVPQSPTTEGLLSLKQLVQLSGRNVVIIKGEGGRQDLAQQLTQRDANVYLADIYRRIKIATPKATQQWQAEQIRCIIATSGEMIESAFEQFEPKWLQSLPWIVVSPRTEQIAAKLGINTIFVSDDASDQALIRRAKEFLEH, from the coding sequence ATGTCAGTGTTAATTTTTCGCCCCGAGCAAAAATGCGTCAATAGCGCGGCGAGCTTCGCTGAAGCGGGCTTGCCTGCGATTGGTATTGGCCTGATTGACACCCAAGTTTGTGAGCATGCCCTTGAACAACTGCCCGCAGCTCTTGCTGCACTTAAGCAAAACGACTGTATTATCGTTACCAGCACAGTAGCAGGCGATTTACTTAACCTTCGTAATATACGCATACCAGCTAACATCAATATTTTTGCTGTAGGCGCCAGCACCGCTAATAATTTAAGGGCCCAAGGGTATGAAGTGGTGGTGCCGCAAAGTCCAACCACTGAAGGTTTATTGTCGTTGAAACAATTAGTCCAACTGAGCGGGCGCAACGTGGTGATCATCAAGGGCGAAGGCGGTCGCCAAGATTTAGCCCAACAACTGACTCAGCGAGACGCTAATGTTTATTTGGCTGATATTTATCGGCGGATAAAAATTGCCACTCCTAAAGCAACACAACAGTGGCAAGCTGAGCAGATTAGATGCATCATTGCTACCAGTGGTGAAATGATTGAAAGCGCGTTTGAACAGTTTGAACCCAAGTGGTTACAGTCCTTACCTTGGATTGTAGTGAGCCCCCGAACTGAACAAATTGCAGCTAAACTCGGTATAAACACAATATTTGTAAGCGATGACGCTAGCGACCAGGCACTTATTCGCCGTGCCAAGGAATTTTTGGAGCATTAA
- the gmk gene encoding guanylate kinase, whose protein sequence is MPQSLGNLFILAAPSGAGKSSLIKALLQNHHSTEIHNNEMQVSVSHTTRAPRPGEVDGEHYHFVSREVFQELISKDEFFEWAEVFGNYYGTSKVVIEQTLRQGIDVFLDIDWQGARQVKAQIPDTATIFVAPPSREELMRRLTERGQDTPEVIQDRMNKAVSEISHYHEFDFIVVNDDFKAALAELDAIVSSRRLRKEKQVMRHQSLFENLLAND, encoded by the coding sequence ATGCCACAATCACTCGGAAATTTATTTATACTTGCAGCGCCTTCAGGGGCGGGTAAATCTAGCCTAATCAAAGCGTTACTGCAAAATCATCATTCTACTGAAATTCACAATAATGAAATGCAAGTATCGGTTTCGCATACCACACGGGCCCCGCGGCCTGGGGAAGTGGACGGAGAGCATTATCATTTTGTTAGCCGAGAAGTATTTCAGGAACTCATCAGTAAAGATGAATTTTTTGAATGGGCAGAGGTGTTTGGTAATTACTATGGCACGTCTAAAGTGGTTATTGAGCAAACTTTGCGTCAAGGAATCGATGTGTTTTTAGACATTGATTGGCAGGGCGCACGGCAAGTTAAAGCGCAAATTCCGGATACGGCGACTATTTTTGTCGCACCGCCTTCTCGTGAAGAATTAATGCGCCGCTTGACCGAGCGGGGCCAAGACACGCCAGAGGTTATCCAAGACCGCATGAATAAAGCGGTATCTGAAATATCGCATTATCATGAGTTTGATTTTATCGTGGTAAATGACGATTTTAAGGCCGCCCTAGCGGAACTTGACGCTATTGTATCAAGTCGTCGTTTGCGTAAAGAAAAACAAGTGATGCGCCATCAAAGCCTGTTTGAAAACTTATTAGCCAATGATTAG
- a CDS encoding YHS domain-containing (seleno)protein, with product MSINALAHLSHVAKTALLFVILSFSQTALAQDPIETGLFNNKAIYGYDTVAYFTQDKAVKGSKTFTTTWRGADWFFSSQTHLDLFKADPEKYAPQYGGYCAYAMATGDFVGIDEDAFVIDNGKLYLNYSASVQQKWLANKAQYIQQADAQYPY from the coding sequence ATGTCGATTAATGCACTAGCTCATTTATCACACGTCGCAAAAACTGCACTTTTATTTGTTATTCTTAGTTTTAGCCAAACAGCCTTAGCACAAGACCCTATCGAAACAGGCTTATTTAATAACAAGGCCATATACGGCTACGATACAGTCGCCTACTTCACCCAAGATAAAGCAGTAAAAGGCAGCAAAACATTTACTACCACTTGGCGCGGTGCTGATTGGTTTTTCAGCTCACAGACTCACCTTGATTTATTTAAAGCGGATCCAGAAAAATACGCCCCTCAATACGGTGGATACTGCGCTTATGCAATGGCCACTGGTGATTTTGTTGGTATAGATGAAGACGCATTTGTGATAGATAACGGCAAGTTATACTTAAACTACAGTGCCAGCGTGCAACAGAAGTGGTTAGCCAACAAGGCTCAGTATATTCAGCAGGCTGACGCTCAATATCCTTATTAA